A window of Hevea brasiliensis isolate MT/VB/25A 57/8 chromosome 14, ASM3005281v1, whole genome shotgun sequence contains these coding sequences:
- the LOC131172935 gene encoding uncharacterized protein LOC131172935, with protein MKSTAKEIWDALVVTHEGTSQVKENKMDSLIYQYELFKMKSDETISEMYDRFVEIIGGIKSLRKTFTNEELVKKILRSLPKEWLPKVTSLKDSKDLSKVQLDELLGNLIDYEMTLKRDDEDDEFDEEELALMTRRIRKMLFQNKKFIPKRNFKKDKGESSKRDPPICFECNKPGHIKTNCPKLKKPFKKFKKKALKATWDESSDSEDEEIGDQVAQMCFMAMEESSNEVTLNDDVVKFSYDELVNSFKVMNDELELSHKRNKLLKSELASLRKENETSSKVDRPLDGKDKLDEILDFKRSPSIKYGPSYSKFAQTPPSKTIFVKASSSNEPSPQVPSPKMSNPKGQEPKKSCDNETRKTLFHQHAPRQNVCLKSLKLESKWYLDSGCSRHITENANLFLSLEKKDGGGQVTFGDNGKVNYVIRLVELFLSPNLALYLG; from the exons ATGAAGTCTACTGCAAAAGAAATTTGGGATGCTTTAGTGGTTACTCATGAAGGTACTAGTCAAGTAAAGGAGAATAAGATGGATTCCCTTATCTACCAATATGAATTGTTCAAGATGAAGTCAGATGAAACCATAAGTGAAATGTATGATAGATTTGTGGAGATTATAGGAGGAATTAAATCTCTTAGGAAGACATTCACAAATGAGGAGCTAGTAAAgaagattttaagaagtcttcctAAGGAGTGGCTACCTAAAGTAACTTCACTTAAGGATTCCAAGGACTTGAGCAAGGTACAACTTGATGAGCTCTTAGGAAATCTCATTGACTATGAGATGACCCTCAAAAGAGA TGATGAAGATGATGAGTTTGATGAGGAAGAATTGGCTCTAATGACAAGGAGAATAAGGAAGATGCTCTTCCAAAATAAGAAGTTCATCCCAAAGAGGAACTTCAAGAAGGACAAGGGAGAAAGTAGCAAGAGGGATCCTCCCATATGCTTTGAATGCAACAAACCGGGTCACATTAAAACTAATTGTCCCAAATTGAAAAAGCCTTTTAAGAAGTTCAAGAAGAAGGCACTTAAAGCAACATGGGATGAATCAAGTGACTCAGAAGATGAGGAGATTGGTGATCAAGTTGCCCAAATGTGCTTCATGGCAATGGAGGAAAGCTCCAATGAGGTAACTTTAAATGATGATGTTGTTAaattttcttatgatgaactaGTTAATTCTTTTAAAGTTATGAATGATGAACTAGAATTAAGTCATAAGAGAAATAAACTTTTGAAAAGTGAGCTTGCTAGTTTAAGGAAGGAGAATGAGACCTCATCTAAAGTTGATAGACCTTTAGATG GAAAGGACAAACTTGATGAAATTTTGGACTTTAAAAGGTCTCCTAGCATCAAGTATGGACCTAGCTATAGTAAATTTGCCCAAACACCTCCTTCCAAGACTATCTTTGTTAAAGCATCTAGTTCTAATGAGCCTAGTCCCCAAGTGCCTAGTCCAAAGATGTCTAATCCTAAAGGACAAGAGCCAAAGAAATCTTGTGATAATGAAACTAGAAAGACTTTATTTCATCAACATGCTCCTAGACAAAAT GTGTGCTTGAAATCCTTAAAGCTTGAAAGTAAGTGGTACTTGGATAGTGGATGTTCAAGACACATAACCGAAAATGCCAATCTCttcctttcacttgaaaagaaagatggaGGTGGGCAAGTGACTTTTGGTGATAATGGTAAAG tcaattatgtgataaggCTTGTAGAGTTGTTTTTGAGTCCAAATCTTGCTTTGTATCTAGGATGA